Proteins from a single region of Bremerella sp. JC817:
- a CDS encoding SMI1/KNR4 family protein produces MTAELKSFSKLVVPPSEPMYTNEDWQQVERSLGIELPKDYKQFISVYGSGTLQSFLHILNYSDPRIPAQQITDTIFSQLKSVPRGG; encoded by the coding sequence ATGACTGCTGAGCTAAAATCTTTTTCGAAGCTCGTGGTTCCTCCTAGCGAGCCAATGTATACAAACGAAGACTGGCAGCAGGTGGAGCGCAGCTTGGGAATTGAACTGCCGAAGGACTACAAGCAATTCATTTCTGTCTATGGCTCAGGTACGTTGCAGTCGTTTCTGCATATTCTGAACTATTCGGATCCACGGATACCGGCCCAACAAATCACGGACACGATCTTTTCGCAACTTAAATCGGTACCAAGAGGCGGATAA